The following proteins come from a genomic window of Methanocella conradii HZ254:
- a CDS encoding biotin transporter BioY — MDRVKSLVYAALFAALTAVSAWVVIPLPYVPITLQTFFVMLSGAVLGPYFGALSMIAYLILGSVGLPVFARGQAGLGVLVGPTGGYLIGFVLGAVVSGAIVRMRKNQGTLWYALAMAAGALVIYACGVAQLSVVLHMPIDRAAIVGVLPFIPGDVLKIAAASIVAKRLDGEARR; from the coding sequence ATGGATAGGGTCAAAAGCCTCGTATATGCGGCGTTGTTCGCCGCACTGACGGCAGTTTCGGCGTGGGTAGTGATACCATTGCCATACGTGCCGATAACGCTTCAGACGTTTTTTGTCATGCTTTCCGGGGCAGTGCTAGGGCCGTATTTCGGGGCGCTATCTATGATAGCATACCTGATTTTAGGGTCTGTGGGGCTGCCCGTATTCGCCAGGGGCCAGGCCGGGCTTGGCGTGCTCGTCGGGCCGACGGGTGGATACCTTATCGGCTTCGTGCTGGGCGCCGTCGTCAGCGGAGCTATCGTGAGAATGCGTAAAAACCAGGGGACTTTATGGTACGCTCTTGCGATGGCCGCCGGAGCTCTCGTCATCTATGCGTGTGGAGTGGCACAGCTCTCGGTGGTATTACACATGCCCATCGACAGGGCTGCCATAGTGGGCGTGCTTCCTTTTATCCCAGGCGACGTTCTCAAGATAGCTGCCGCTTCAATCGTGGCAAAAAGGCTGGACGGAGAGGCAAGGCGTTGA
- a CDS encoding energy-coupling factor ABC transporter ATP-binding protein — MIELRSVSYSYGGIRALDRVSLSIKRGERVALVGPNSSGKSTLARIMNALLLPCEGECIVDGVDTKADPMHARRAVGMVFQDPDSQIVAHRVLDDVAFGPRNLGLPEKEVQRRVFEALKAVGLEPDGEAQRLSGGQKQLLAIAGVLAMRPSYVILDEPTAFLDCRGSRLVEDAISGLKGLGVVIITHDMEEAARADRIIALSGGRVVADSTPERFFSDDAQLAMAGVEPPYSFRLRKASIPAPMAHEVVRSCR, encoded by the coding sequence TTGATAGAGCTGAGGAGCGTGTCATACTCCTATGGAGGCATCAGGGCGCTCGACCGCGTATCGCTTTCCATTAAAAGAGGCGAGCGCGTTGCGCTCGTCGGCCCTAACTCCTCCGGAAAGAGCACGCTGGCCCGCATCATGAACGCTTTACTTCTGCCCTGCGAAGGCGAGTGCATCGTGGATGGCGTCGACACGAAGGCTGACCCGATGCATGCGAGGAGGGCGGTCGGCATGGTCTTCCAGGACCCGGATAGCCAGATAGTGGCACACAGAGTCCTTGATGATGTGGCCTTCGGGCCCAGGAACCTGGGGCTTCCAGAAAAAGAGGTACAGCGGCGAGTTTTTGAGGCGTTGAAGGCCGTTGGCCTGGAGCCGGATGGAGAGGCCCAGCGTCTTTCGGGCGGCCAAAAGCAGCTGCTCGCCATAGCCGGCGTGCTGGCCATGAGGCCGTCTTACGTCATACTCGACGAGCCGACGGCTTTCCTGGACTGCCGGGGCTCCAGGCTGGTGGAGGACGCCATCTCAGGCTTAAAGGGGCTGGGCGTGGTGATCATCACCCATGACATGGAAGAAGCGGCGCGGGCTGACAGGATAATTGCCCTCAGTGGCGGGAGGGTCGTCGCAGACTCCACGCCAGAGAGGTTTTTCTCTGATGATGCGCAGCTAGCGATGGCGGGCGTCGAGCCGCCTTACTCGTTCAGGCTACGGAAAGCCTCTATTCCCGCGCCCATGGCACATGAGGTGGTCCGATCGTGCCGCTGA
- a CDS encoding ATP-binding cassette domain-containing protein — MPLIAKGLCYTYNRGEPDEVKALNGIDLTIEAGELVLVAGPNGSGKTTLMQCLSGLLKPASGSVIIDGVDAVKCGSTAMSIQFPERALFERTVLDDVTFGPLNRGKGKEEARQCAIRAIEAVGLGDDALLARPMSLSQGQRRLAALAGVIAAGPRYLFLDEPTAGLDSNGKERIARIMAGLARDGMAVVVASHDLAHLMGVCGRMIVLDKGRVAMDGRPGDIVSLEGLERMGLALPPSAAVARWLRGKGVDAPWDIGPEEAAEHLRRILHEGTRMD, encoded by the coding sequence GTGCCGCTGATAGCAAAAGGCCTTTGTTATACGTATAACAGGGGTGAGCCTGACGAGGTTAAAGCCCTGAATGGCATCGATTTAACGATAGAGGCCGGAGAGCTGGTGCTTGTCGCAGGACCGAATGGGTCTGGTAAGACCACCCTCATGCAGTGCCTGTCGGGCTTGCTGAAGCCGGCCTCAGGCAGCGTGATAATTGATGGCGTTGACGCCGTAAAATGTGGCTCTACGGCCATGTCAATACAATTCCCTGAAAGGGCGCTGTTCGAGAGGACCGTCCTGGACGACGTGACGTTCGGGCCGTTAAACAGGGGTAAGGGCAAGGAGGAGGCGAGGCAGTGCGCAATCCGTGCCATAGAAGCCGTAGGCCTGGGCGACGACGCTCTCCTGGCCCGTCCCATGTCGTTGAGCCAGGGGCAGAGGAGGCTGGCGGCGCTTGCTGGCGTCATCGCCGCCGGGCCGCGCTACCTCTTTTTGGATGAGCCTACAGCAGGCCTTGACTCGAATGGAAAGGAGCGGATAGCCAGAATTATGGCTGGACTAGCTCGAGACGGCATGGCGGTCGTCGTGGCCTCCCACGACCTGGCACACCTAATGGGGGTCTGCGGGCGAATGATAGTGCTAGATAAGGGGAGGGTCGCAATGGATGGCAGGCCTGGCGACATCGTATCACTAGAAGGCCTCGAGCGCATGGGCCTCGCCTTGCCTCCTTCTGCGGCAGTAGCCCGGTGGCTGAGGGGCAAAGGCGTGGACGCGCCATGGGATATAGGGCCGGAGGAGGCGGCAGAGCACCTTAGGAGGATTCTTCATGAAGGCACCCGCATGGATTAA
- a CDS encoding energy-coupling factor transporter transmembrane component T family protein, which produces MKAPAWIKLLALATLSVMVVCLPQQWLPAAALAVAAFIAVTGAHLARLYRMFLPALPFIIILSSLQALLQGDIMLAASSAFRMALLYVSGSAVSVTTGEAELAGAIEGALHPVDRLTGWRAGRDISTMVTLALAFIPMVGEEYRSIKMAQEARGIRYGGPLKKLRGIQAIAVPLLYSLSRRADDIALAMEARCYGINGHKNRGASINTGRSKH; this is translated from the coding sequence ATGAAGGCACCCGCATGGATTAAGCTATTAGCCCTGGCCACGCTAAGCGTTATGGTGGTCTGCCTGCCCCAGCAGTGGCTGCCTGCCGCCGCTTTAGCCGTCGCAGCGTTCATCGCGGTTACGGGTGCCCACCTGGCCAGGCTATACAGGATGTTCTTGCCCGCTTTGCCCTTCATAATCATACTGTCGTCGCTACAGGCCCTGCTGCAGGGGGACATCATGCTGGCGGCATCATCCGCCTTCAGGATGGCGCTATTATACGTTTCTGGGTCAGCGGTCAGCGTAACGACGGGCGAGGCGGAGCTTGCCGGGGCCATCGAGGGGGCGCTTCATCCTGTGGACAGGCTTACAGGGTGGAGAGCTGGCAGGGACATCTCCACCATGGTAACCCTCGCGCTGGCTTTTATCCCGATGGTGGGCGAGGAATACCGCTCCATCAAGATGGCACAGGAGGCAAGGGGGATAAGGTATGGGGGGCCTCTAAAAAAGTTAAGGGGTATACAGGCCATCGCCGTCCCCCTGCTTTACTCGCTGTCGCGGCGTGCGGACGATATAGCGCTGGCCATGGAAGCGAGGTGCTACGGCATAAACGGCCACAAAAACCGCGGCGCCTCAATAAATACAGGGCGCTCCAAGCATTAA
- a CDS encoding YHS domain-containing protein, with protein sequence MIEKDPVCGKDVPTDKAIVVFKLGDGKRYRYFCSEKCAQIFQKSHLGL encoded by the coding sequence ATGATCGAGAAGGACCCGGTCTGCGGCAAGGACGTGCCCACCGATAAGGCTATCGTGGTCTTCAAGCTCGGCGATGGCAAGCGCTACCGCTACTTTTGCAGCGAGAAGTGCGCCCAAATTTTCCAGAAGTCGCACCTTGGCCTTTAA
- a CDS encoding heavy metal translocating P-type ATPase, giving the protein MVEAPARKIYLKIAGMTCASCVKRVEDALKGLKGVSEASVNLANEKAAIAYDPMKVSIDDMISAVKDAGYGVVTETATLPVQGMTCASCVKRVEDALREKQGVIDVSVNLATERVTVRYNPEEATLPGLKKAIIEAGYTVPEIKAEREFVDVEREARRREMSDLTEKFVLSGIAAAAIMALMFLRPYIPIISSLPHEWVMYISFLLATPVQFWIGWRFYKGAYAALKHGTADMNVLIAVGTSAAYFYSVIATFAPRLVAIGGEMPATYYDTSTMIIALILLGRLLEARAKGRTSEAIRRLTGLQARTARVIRDSREEEVLVEDVKVGDIVVVRPGEKIPVDGVVIDGYSSVDESMITGEPIPASKKAGDNVIGATINKTGSFKFRATKVGRDTVLSQIIKMVEEAQGTKAPIQRLADRVAAVFVPIVMALAILTFLAWYFLGPQPAFLMALLNFISVLIIACPCAMGLATPTAIMVGTGKGAQYGILIKGGESLENAHKINTIVLDKTGTITKGKPSLVDVEPVPGFSVSEIIRFAASAEKGSEHPLGEAIVKDAQERGIPLTEATKFDAIPGKGVVAEVEGHIVMVGNSSLMEYEEVPLDEMEGAFERLSAEGKTPMYVSVDGKPAGVVAVADTIKEGSREAIAELKKLGIEAIMVTGDNRRTAEAIARQVGIEKVMAEVLPQDKAEVVRKLQSDGRIVAMVGDGINDAPALAQADTGIAIGTGTDIAIESSDITLMSGDLRGVVTAIKLSRATIRTIRMNLFWAFIYNIIGIPIAAGVLYPWLHLLLNPIIAAAAMAFSSVSVVSNSLLLNRFKP; this is encoded by the coding sequence ATGGTAGAAGCGCCAGCAAGGAAAATATATCTAAAGATAGCCGGGATGACCTGCGCCTCATGCGTCAAGCGCGTAGAGGACGCCCTCAAGGGATTAAAGGGGGTTTCAGAGGCAAGCGTCAACCTGGCAAACGAGAAGGCGGCCATCGCGTATGATCCGATGAAGGTATCCATTGATGATATGATAAGTGCCGTCAAGGATGCCGGGTACGGGGTGGTCACGGAGACAGCCACGCTCCCAGTCCAGGGCATGACCTGCGCTTCATGCGTCAAGCGCGTAGAGGACGCCCTCAGGGAAAAGCAGGGGGTCATCGACGTGAGCGTTAACCTGGCCACCGAGCGCGTCACAGTCAGGTATAACCCCGAAGAGGCCACGCTTCCAGGGCTAAAGAAGGCCATCATAGAGGCGGGCTATACAGTGCCAGAAATAAAGGCAGAGCGGGAGTTTGTAGACGTGGAGCGCGAGGCCCGACGCAGGGAGATGTCAGACCTCACGGAGAAGTTCGTGTTGAGCGGCATTGCGGCCGCCGCGATAATGGCCCTCATGTTTTTAAGGCCCTACATCCCGATAATCTCCTCGCTGCCCCACGAATGGGTCATGTATATCTCATTTTTATTGGCCACCCCGGTCCAGTTCTGGATAGGCTGGCGGTTCTATAAAGGGGCTTATGCGGCTTTGAAGCATGGCACAGCCGACATGAACGTGCTCATCGCCGTGGGCACTAGCGCCGCATACTTCTACAGCGTAATAGCCACGTTCGCGCCCCGGCTCGTGGCCATCGGCGGAGAGATGCCCGCAACGTATTATGACACGTCGACGATGATAATCGCCTTAATACTCTTAGGCCGGCTGCTGGAGGCGAGGGCTAAAGGCAGGACATCTGAGGCTATCCGCAGGCTGACCGGCCTGCAGGCCAGGACGGCCCGCGTCATTAGGGATAGCCGAGAAGAGGAAGTGCTGGTAGAAGACGTCAAGGTGGGCGACATCGTGGTTGTGAGGCCTGGCGAGAAGATACCGGTGGACGGGGTGGTCATAGATGGCTACTCGTCAGTCGACGAGTCCATGATCACCGGCGAGCCCATCCCTGCCTCTAAAAAGGCGGGCGACAACGTCATAGGGGCCACGATTAATAAGACCGGCTCGTTTAAGTTCAGGGCAACAAAGGTGGGCAGGGATACGGTCTTATCCCAGATAATCAAGATGGTAGAGGAGGCGCAGGGCACCAAGGCACCAATCCAGCGTCTTGCCGACAGGGTGGCCGCAGTTTTCGTGCCCATCGTGATGGCGCTAGCCATACTCACATTCCTGGCGTGGTACTTTCTAGGCCCGCAGCCTGCCTTTCTAATGGCTTTACTGAACTTTATATCGGTTTTAATAATCGCCTGCCCCTGCGCCATGGGCCTGGCCACACCCACGGCCATCATGGTCGGCACGGGGAAGGGCGCCCAGTACGGCATCCTCATAAAGGGCGGCGAGAGCCTTGAGAACGCCCATAAAATCAATACCATAGTGCTCGATAAGACGGGGACCATCACGAAGGGGAAGCCGTCACTGGTGGACGTAGAGCCTGTGCCAGGCTTCAGCGTGAGCGAAATAATACGTTTCGCCGCCTCCGCTGAGAAAGGCTCTGAGCATCCGCTGGGCGAGGCGATCGTGAAGGACGCCCAAGAGCGCGGCATACCATTAACAGAGGCCACGAAGTTCGACGCCATCCCTGGCAAGGGCGTCGTCGCGGAAGTGGAGGGACATATAGTCATGGTGGGCAACTCCAGCCTGATGGAGTATGAGGAGGTGCCACTTGATGAGATGGAGGGGGCTTTCGAGAGGCTTTCCGCCGAGGGTAAGACTCCGATGTACGTCTCTGTTGATGGGAAGCCGGCCGGCGTGGTCGCCGTGGCTGATACTATAAAGGAGGGGTCACGGGAGGCCATAGCCGAGCTTAAAAAGCTTGGAATCGAGGCCATCATGGTCACCGGCGATAACCGAAGGACTGCGGAGGCCATCGCCAGGCAGGTGGGCATCGAAAAGGTGATGGCCGAGGTGCTTCCTCAGGATAAGGCTGAAGTGGTCAGGAAGCTTCAGTCCGATGGCAGGATAGTGGCCATGGTGGGCGATGGCATCAATGACGCCCCCGCCCTTGCCCAGGCCGATACAGGTATAGCCATAGGCACAGGCACGGATATAGCCATAGAGTCCTCTGATATAACCCTTATGAGTGGCGACCTGAGGGGCGTTGTGACTGCCATCAAGCTTAGCCGTGCCACCATAAGGACAATACGCATGAACCTGTTTTGGGCTTTCATCTACAATATAATCGGCATCCCCATAGCCGCGGGAGTCCTCTATCCATGGCTTCACCTGCTCCTGAACCCAATAATCGCCGCCGCTGCCATGGCCTTTAGCTCTGTTTCGGTGGTCTCTAACTCGCTGTTGCTTAACAGGTTTAAGCCATGA
- a CDS encoding glutamate synthase-related protein: MSDVYANSRSTTDTAVRKKDVNPTSGMCPICIKDCKILCEVGKSALRGREVLYPDTEAFGHSTASSNKDYGLDWSDFQILTDVMGARGIEPDPDKATFPAVDIRTKAGGVPLEVPVFTAGLGSTAVAKNYWDGLAVGAAISGSMQVIGENVCGMDMDAVITNGKVTKSPDLDYRVKKYREFWDGKHGDIVVQTNVEDQRLGTDVYALSRLEVNVIERKWGQGAKAIGGEVRIYDLKKAIELKKRGYVVIPDPEDPAVQKAFKDGAFKTFERHSRVGFPQFEGFVEDVEWLRDQGAKKVFLKTGAYRPAATAFTLKCASAAHVDLLTIDGAGGGTGMSPVPMMNDCSTPTVYLEAQVMNCVRIMKENGMYVPDIAFAGGFVNETQIFKSMAMSDLGTGPTVKAIAMARAPITAVMKSTYFNELAKKNDLPAGFAKAYTSDPTKFMIAYSDLEKKYGDDVKKIPVGAIGLYTYWHDRIAVGLQQLMAGCRKFKLECISRNDIASISERAARVTGIPMISDVESDLMSRILLDGSGGDVNVKSMSKKEQVAIKSRIQ; encoded by the coding sequence ATGAGCGATGTGTACGCCAATTCCAGGTCAACTACGGACACGGCCGTCCGCAAGAAAGACGTCAACCCGACGAGCGGCATGTGCCCTATCTGTATCAAAGACTGTAAGATATTATGCGAGGTGGGCAAGTCTGCCCTAAGAGGTCGAGAGGTACTATATCCTGACACAGAGGCGTTCGGGCACTCCACGGCATCTTCAAACAAGGATTATGGCCTTGACTGGTCCGACTTCCAGATATTGACTGATGTGATGGGAGCCCGGGGCATCGAGCCCGATCCGGATAAGGCAACCTTCCCTGCAGTGGATATAAGGACGAAAGCAGGCGGCGTGCCATTGGAAGTCCCGGTGTTCACGGCGGGCCTTGGCTCAACTGCGGTGGCGAAAAACTACTGGGACGGCCTGGCGGTCGGAGCGGCCATCTCCGGCTCGATGCAGGTCATCGGGGAAAACGTGTGCGGCATGGACATGGACGCCGTCATAACGAACGGCAAGGTAACCAAGTCGCCAGACCTGGACTACCGCGTCAAAAAGTACCGGGAGTTCTGGGACGGCAAGCATGGCGACATAGTCGTGCAGACGAACGTAGAGGACCAGAGGCTAGGAACTGACGTGTACGCCCTCTCCAGGCTGGAGGTCAACGTAATCGAGAGGAAATGGGGCCAGGGCGCCAAGGCGATCGGCGGCGAGGTGAGGATATACGACCTCAAGAAGGCCATCGAGCTTAAGAAGAGAGGCTATGTAGTCATTCCCGATCCGGAGGACCCCGCTGTCCAGAAGGCCTTTAAGGACGGCGCTTTCAAGACCTTCGAGAGGCACTCGAGGGTGGGCTTCCCCCAGTTCGAGGGGTTCGTCGAGGACGTAGAGTGGCTGCGCGACCAGGGCGCTAAGAAAGTATTCCTGAAGACAGGAGCGTACAGGCCCGCGGCAACGGCTTTCACCCTCAAGTGCGCTTCTGCGGCCCACGTCGACCTGCTAACCATCGACGGCGCGGGCGGCGGCACTGGCATGAGCCCTGTCCCGATGATGAACGATTGCTCCACGCCTACCGTTTATCTGGAGGCGCAGGTGATGAATTGCGTCAGGATCATGAAAGAGAACGGCATGTATGTGCCCGATATCGCATTCGCGGGCGGCTTCGTGAACGAGACCCAGATATTCAAGTCGATGGCCATGTCCGACCTGGGCACCGGCCCAACCGTCAAGGCGATAGCGATGGCCAGGGCGCCGATAACGGCCGTCATGAAGTCGACCTACTTTAACGAGCTGGCGAAGAAGAACGACCTCCCCGCGGGCTTCGCCAAGGCCTACACGTCTGACCCCACCAAGTTCATGATAGCCTACAGCGATCTGGAAAAGAAGTACGGCGACGACGTCAAGAAGATACCGGTTGGAGCCATAGGCCTGTACACCTACTGGCATGACCGCATCGCCGTCGGCCTCCAGCAGCTGATGGCTGGCTGCCGCAAGTTCAAGCTCGAGTGCATATCGAGAAACGATATCGCGTCCATCTCCGAGAGGGCTGCGAGGGTCACCGGCATACCGATGATATCAGATGTCGAGTCGGACCTTATGTCGCGCATCCTGCTCGACGGCTCGGGCGGCGACGTGAACGTGAAGTCGATGTCTAAGAAGGAGCAGGTAGCCATCAAGAGCAGGATACAGTAA
- a CDS encoding SemiSWEET family sugar transporter: MACVIMAILELTAFGIIGSILLSFAFLPQCYRMLSTKSARDISAYYVLILIAGSFCLTVYGYGIRDPIVFILNLYATMTNSELLLLKLYYDSKNR; encoded by the coding sequence ATGGCTTGTGTAATAATGGCAATACTCGAATTGACGGCCTTCGGGATAATAGGCAGCATCCTGCTATCGTTCGCTTTCCTCCCCCAGTGCTACCGCATGCTGAGCACGAAAAGCGCACGGGACATCTCCGCCTATTACGTATTAATCCTCATAGCGGGGTCTTTCTGCCTCACCGTATACGGCTACGGCATCAGGGACCCTATAGTGTTCATATTAAACCTTTATGCCACGATGACAAACTCGGAGCTATTATTACTTAAGCTCTACTATGATAGTAAAAATAGGTAA
- a CDS encoding transposase produces MAYNGRKNMYTVNVLKGDKMKRCLRYGVCGLTGRGSFLALAIQPYEQGATNAIMVEKLLERLPCSPGLVLMDRYFCSVDVYNVIEARGMNFLTPYKLNSRTDELYKESVLDGVMVKDYLMKSGTGGDLVVKMHFQYDPCNEYYAYVSNIEDVMVKVHYPYRWNIENCLAKNMVDAVTSSTSMAYRLLLETISLILANLWKLLVKTMPVYMTMKAFKRMLGHILVLEDETWENKEKERG; encoded by the coding sequence GTGGCTTACAATGGTCGGAAGAACATGTACACGGTGAACGTGTTGAAAGGGGATAAGATGAAGAGGTGTCTCAGGTACGGGGTTTGTGGCCTGACCGGGCGGGGTAGCTTCCTCGCCCTCGCCATCCAGCCCTACGAGCAAGGGGCTACCAACGCTATCATGGTAGAAAAACTCTTGGAGAGACTGCCCTGCTCTCCAGGATTGGTGCTCATGGACCGTTATTTCTGCAGTGTGGACGTTTACAACGTTATAGAAGCTAGGGGCATGAACTTTTTAACCCCCTACAAGTTGAATAGTAGAACAGACGAACTGTACAAGGAGTCAGTCCTCGACGGTGTAATGGTTAAGGATTATTTGATGAAGAGTGGGACTGGGGGAGACCTGGTGGTGAAGATGCACTTCCAGTACGACCCATGCAACGAGTACTATGCCTATGTGAGCAACATCGAAGACGTCATGGTAAAAGTCCACTACCCCTACCGGTGGAACATCGAGAATTGTCTCGCTAAGAACATGGTGGACGCGGTTACGAGCAGCACCAGCATGGCCTACCGGCTCTTATTAGAGACTATCAGCCTTATACTCGCCAACCTTTGGAAACTCCTCGTAAAAACAATGCCCGTGTACATGACCATGAAAGCTTTTAAAAGAATGCTAGGACACATCCTAGTCCTGGAAGATGAGACGTGGGAGAACAAGGAGAAAGAACGTGGCTAG
- a CDS encoding ArsB/NhaD family transporter: MIGEIVVFILTYFLIMVRPWKLNEATGALLGAVLMSLFLQPHHILEALGFSTEYGTPLVTTWNVVLMLIELMVISTFLDDYGFFEYCAVKAMHLAGGDKKKLFTYTYAVTCFITAFTSNDIAILTLTPIILKFCRRAGLDAKPFMYSFFFAANIASMFLYIGNLTNILIGDAFKLGYFDFTVYMFLPTMAAIIVNFVIFYYMFKDEVRGTYPMSCDVNARELIKDRPMVAVGLAALVLVLIGCGFANWLTLPLSVVTTIGALAIYIAERKPVMRTRRISWRVVVFVLSLFIVVKGLEVSGVNAIVGGVILSIVGQNPVYTTFFISMASAFLCNVVNNIPMTAMMVPITSGIAATPEMALAMAYSLVIGSNLGANITITGALAGILWLECAKAEKWSTGVSEFIKTGLIVTPVVIFSSAMVLALELCI; the protein is encoded by the coding sequence ATGATAGGCGAGATCGTCGTATTCATCCTGACGTATTTTTTGATAATGGTGAGGCCGTGGAAGCTGAACGAGGCCACAGGGGCATTGTTGGGGGCCGTGTTAATGTCCCTCTTCCTGCAGCCACACCACATCCTGGAGGCCCTGGGGTTCTCAACCGAGTATGGCACCCCCCTTGTGACCACCTGGAATGTCGTCCTCATGCTCATAGAATTAATGGTCATAAGCACGTTCCTCGACGATTACGGGTTCTTCGAGTATTGCGCGGTCAAGGCCATGCACCTGGCTGGAGGGGATAAGAAAAAGCTGTTCACCTATACATATGCAGTGACGTGCTTCATAACGGCGTTCACCTCTAATGATATAGCCATCCTCACCCTCACGCCCATCATCCTGAAGTTCTGCCGGAGGGCGGGGCTTGACGCGAAGCCTTTCATGTACTCTTTCTTCTTCGCCGCGAACATCGCCTCAATGTTCCTATACATAGGCAACCTGACCAACATACTTATAGGGGACGCCTTCAAGCTCGGGTACTTCGACTTTACCGTGTACATGTTCCTGCCCACGATGGCGGCCATTATCGTGAACTTCGTCATCTTTTATTACATGTTTAAGGATGAGGTAAGGGGCACCTATCCGATGTCGTGCGATGTAAACGCCAGGGAGCTAATCAAGGATAGGCCGATGGTGGCGGTTGGGCTTGCGGCGCTCGTCCTCGTCCTTATCGGGTGTGGCTTTGCAAACTGGCTCACCCTTCCCCTTTCAGTGGTTACCACAATAGGGGCCCTTGCCATCTACATTGCGGAGAGAAAGCCGGTCATGAGGACGAGGCGCATATCATGGAGGGTGGTCGTTTTCGTGTTATCCCTCTTTATAGTTGTGAAGGGGCTTGAGGTGAGCGGCGTGAACGCCATCGTCGGCGGCGTCATCCTATCTATTGTGGGCCAGAACCCGGTTTATACCACTTTCTTCATATCCATGGCTTCGGCCTTCCTGTGTAACGTCGTGAATAACATCCCCATGACCGCCATGATGGTGCCGATCACTTCGGGCATTGCGGCCACCCCGGAGATGGCGCTGGCAATGGCGTACTCGCTGGTGATAGGCAGCAACCTGGGTGCTAATATCACCATCACTGGTGCCTTAGCAGGCATACTCTGGCTGGAGTGCGCTAAGGCTGAGAAATGGAGTACTGGTGTGTCTGAGTTCATTAAGACGGGCCTTATCGTGACGCCCGTGGTTATCTTCTCCTCTGCTATGGTGCTCGCCCTCGAACTCTGCATCTAA
- the pheA gene encoding prephenate dehydratase, translating to MKLCLLGPEGTFSEMAARKWSRDADLIFMDDMESVAIAVEEGACDEGILPIENSLEGPVGAVMGLLLDISSPIIGEVILPIKQCLMSRGSLENIRIIVSHPQALGQCRHYIHEHFPGAEVRTTGSTSHAARLAQEFPEMAAIGCSESAQKYGLKVLKEGIQDHPNNYTRFIVLGRKEAAPTGHDKTSLAVYLDRDRPGALYDFLGEFAHRQINMTRIESRPSKKLLGDYWFFIDVEGHRDDALLREAISALKDKCTTLKVLGSYPRADIA from the coding sequence ATGAAGCTATGCTTATTAGGCCCTGAGGGCACGTTCTCGGAAATGGCCGCCAGGAAGTGGTCGCGAGACGCTGATCTAATATTTATGGACGACATGGAGTCGGTGGCTATAGCCGTAGAAGAAGGCGCCTGCGACGAGGGCATCCTGCCCATCGAGAACTCGCTGGAAGGCCCGGTAGGGGCGGTCATGGGCCTCCTGCTTGACATTAGCTCGCCCATCATTGGCGAGGTGATACTTCCTATAAAGCAGTGCCTCATGTCCAGGGGGTCTTTAGAGAATATCAGGATAATAGTATCCCATCCTCAAGCCCTCGGCCAGTGCCGCCACTACATACATGAGCACTTCCCCGGAGCTGAGGTCAGGACGACCGGCAGCACTTCCCATGCGGCACGGCTGGCCCAGGAGTTCCCGGAGATGGCCGCCATAGGCTGCTCCGAGTCCGCCCAAAAATACGGGCTTAAAGTCTTGAAGGAGGGCATCCAGGACCACCCTAATAATTATACGAGGTTCATAGTCCTGGGCAGGAAGGAGGCCGCGCCCACGGGCCACGATAAAACCTCCCTCGCAGTCTATCTCGACAGGGACCGGCCTGGAGCTTTATACGACTTTTTAGGAGAGTTCGCCCACCGCCAGATCAACATGACAAGGATTGAGTCCCGTCCATCAAAAAAATTGCTGGGCGACTATTGGTTTTTTATCGACGTGGAAGGCCATAGGGACGACGCCCTTTTAAGGGAAGCTATATCTGCCTTGAAGGATAAATGCACTACGCTCAAGGTGCTGGGCTCATATCCAAGGGCAGATATCGCATGA